Proteins from one Bacteroidales bacterium genomic window:
- the gap gene encoding type I glyceraldehyde-3-phosphate dehydrogenase → MAKIKVGINGFGRIGRNAYKIILEKPEMILVGINDLTDTKTLAHLLKYDSTQGKFNGEISYDENNIIVNGQKVFVSAERNPINIPWKEIPDVVIESTGIFRKKEDSKGGYGDHLKNGAKKVILTVPSKDEIDNMIVLGVNDDDLRSSDQCVSNASCTTNCLAPVVKVLNDKFGVENGLMTTIHAYTNDQMILDAPHSDLRRARSAAISQIPTTTGAAKAVGKVIPELKGKLDGMAIRIPTPTGSLVDLVVNLKTEATIEEINAAMKEAADGPMKGILEYTEDPIVSVDIIHNPHSSIFDAQSTMITGKTVKVLSWYDNEWGYSCRVVDLIEKLF, encoded by the coding sequence ATGGCAAAAATAAAAGTTGGAATTAATGGTTTTGGCAGAATAGGACGAAACGCTTATAAAATTATTTTAGAAAAACCTGAAATGATTTTAGTTGGTATAAATGACCTTACCGATACAAAAACACTGGCACATTTACTAAAATATGATTCAACACAGGGTAAATTTAATGGAGAAATTTCTTATGATGAAAATAATATTATTGTGAACGGACAAAAAGTTTTTGTTAGTGCAGAAAGAAATCCTATTAATATTCCATGGAAGGAAATTCCTGATGTTGTAATTGAATCAACAGGAATATTCAGAAAAAAAGAAGATTCAAAAGGAGGATATGGCGACCATCTTAAAAATGGTGCTAAAAAAGTTATTTTAACTGTTCCTTCAAAAGACGAAATTGACAATATGATTGTTCTCGGTGTAAATGATGATGATTTACGATCTTCTGACCAATGCGTTTCAAATGCATCGTGCACAACAAATTGCCTGGCTCCGGTTGTGAAAGTATTGAATGATAAATTTGGCGTTGAAAATGGTTTAATGACAACAATTCATGCATATACAAACGACCAAATGATATTAGATGCTCCACATTCTGATTTAAGAAGGGCAAGGTCTGCTGCTATTTCACAAATTCCTACCACAACAGGCGCAGCTAAAGCAGTTGGTAAAGTTATTCCTGAACTAAAAGGGAAATTAGACGGAATGGCTATCAGAATTCCTACTCCAACAGGTTCACTTGTTGATTTGGTAGTTAATTTAAAAACTGAAGCCACAATAGAAGAAATAAATGCAGCAATGAAAGAAGCTGCTGACGGACCAATGAAAGGAATTCTTGAATATACAGAAGACCCAATAGTATCTGTTGATATTATTCATAATCCACATTCATCTATATTTGATGCACAAAGCACTATGATTACAGGAAAAACAGTAAAAGTTTTATCATGGTATGATAATGAGTGGGGATATTCATGCAGAGTTGTTGACCTGATTGAAAAGCTGTTTTAA
- a CDS encoding T9SS type A sorting domain-containing protein, whose translation MKTKQLIFLLTVGITAGIIFIFSFWGETTRKYVPREIKQNKGIKGAQEWLARRINNQITNTVIVADVERARKQIMANRLLKNKASLNLEWEELGPDNIGGRTRAILIDNENHDLMFAGGVAGGLFKSTTGGVSWRKILYTKDENSDFTNLAINSIVQAPNGDIYFGTGEGWHWNHGANHSTPMILGQGIWKSTDHGQTFSRLTSTWDTEENKEIFKLVYKLAADPANSQKIYAATAKGLRVTNNGGTTWESVPIFDPLLYNNKTATDVKVASDGSVIASILNCVFIMRAGEDTQLELRSGSESAGLISSSGIGRLEFAFSPSNPNYVYCSAAKSSSDPTINGTIKNIYQSKDKGNTWKIIGQGGADNFNVFRTQGIYDNVITVSPGNPNEVFLGGINLWYGIGIEGSELFQWEQMSQWNLSPMHPLYIHADLHAIVFHPNDSLMFIGSDGGVARIKPYVGFQAVNSGYNVTQFYSVAYAGTGEVIGGTQDNGTLYIDYQGNTTQNAVEVTGGDGGYALISKLNPDVLFATSQWGRLQRSLDRGNEFQYFYGGVLISRTGFNITTGAGFDDTKATFVTPIALWETRNDPLSTDTIYFIASRNYYKGEVARFDSENAYEQPIWFTIPETENHNDSLSYYDGDTIKIHDPYQSIFALGLAKQVWITRGATSQQSPVATWDWWPLFSRYLLDAGTTTNPEIVVTLEFSDDGNYLYFATNQNRVFRSNNIQLGRDYLSGGAYLDDKFAIPNPDQVCETKLIKSFSQTVTGLAVDPNDPDKVIVTLGNYGNDNYIFYSDNASGQVSGTTTTFTSKQGDLPAMPVYSSVFHYNSDTVILATEYGIFATTNIDDASPTWTEENSGMENVPTFMIRQQTWENWRIHVDNHGYMYIGTHGRGIYSCKTLKGPDVAPGISDRAKPKTNTLQLNVYPNPVDDDAWLTFNLSETSDVSIRVYNIQGKLIKTKTLKNQTIGKQTIKFDISNLNTGTYLIFVIAGDKKSTYKILKY comes from the coding sequence ATGAAAACTAAACAATTAATTTTTTTACTGACAGTTGGAATTACTGCAGGAATTATATTTATTTTTTCTTTTTGGGGTGAAACAACAAGAAAATATGTTCCCAGAGAAATAAAACAAAATAAAGGAATAAAAGGTGCACAGGAATGGCTTGCCCGAAGAATTAATAACCAAATAACAAATACAGTTATTGTTGCTGATGTAGAACGAGCCCGAAAACAAATTATGGCAAACAGGTTATTAAAAAACAAAGCCTCATTAAACCTTGAGTGGGAAGAATTAGGACCCGACAATATTGGAGGGAGAACAAGAGCAATATTAATTGATAATGAAAATCATGATTTAATGTTCGCAGGTGGAGTAGCCGGTGGACTTTTTAAATCAACAACCGGAGGTGTTTCATGGAGGAAAATATTATATACTAAGGATGAAAATAGTGATTTCACAAATCTTGCAATAAACTCAATTGTACAAGCACCTAACGGAGATATTTATTTTGGCACAGGTGAAGGCTGGCATTGGAATCACGGTGCTAACCATTCAACACCCATGATACTTGGGCAGGGTATATGGAAATCAACCGACCATGGACAAACTTTCAGCAGGTTAACATCAACCTGGGATACTGAAGAAAACAAAGAAATTTTTAAACTTGTGTACAAGCTGGCTGCCGACCCAGCAAACTCTCAAAAAATTTATGCTGCTACTGCAAAAGGATTAAGAGTTACCAATAACGGCGGAACAACATGGGAAAGTGTTCCTATCTTCGACCCCTTATTATATAACAATAAAACTGCCACCGATGTTAAAGTCGCTTCTGACGGTTCTGTTATTGCATCTATTTTGAACTGCGTTTTTATTATGAGAGCTGGCGAGGATACACAGTTAGAATTACGTTCAGGTAGCGAAAGTGCCGGACTTATTTCAAGTTCAGGAATAGGCAGGTTAGAATTTGCATTTTCACCAAGTAACCCTAATTATGTTTATTGTTCTGCTGCTAAATCAAGTTCTGATCCTACTATAAATGGAACAATTAAAAATATATATCAATCAAAAGATAAAGGCAACACATGGAAAATTATAGGACAGGGAGGTGCTGATAACTTTAATGTTTTTAGAACTCAAGGCATATATGATAATGTTATTACAGTTTCCCCCGGAAATCCTAATGAAGTATTTTTAGGAGGTATTAATCTTTGGTATGGAATTGGCATTGAAGGAAGTGAATTATTTCAATGGGAACAAATGTCTCAATGGAATCTTTCTCCTATGCATCCCCTTTATATTCATGCTGATTTACATGCAATTGTATTTCATCCTAACGATTCTCTTATGTTTATAGGCAGTGACGGAGGAGTAGCCAGAATTAAACCATATGTAGGATTTCAAGCTGTTAACTCAGGATATAATGTTACTCAGTTTTATTCTGTTGCATATGCAGGTACAGGTGAGGTTATAGGAGGCACACAAGATAACGGCACTCTTTATATTGATTATCAGGGTAATACCACTCAAAATGCTGTTGAAGTGACAGGAGGTGATGGAGGATATGCTTTAATTTCAAAATTAAATCCTGATGTCTTATTTGCTACATCACAGTGGGGCAGGTTACAAAGATCATTAGACAGGGGAAATGAATTTCAATATTTTTACGGAGGAGTTTTAATAAGCAGAACAGGTTTTAATATTACAACCGGAGCGGGTTTTGACGATACCAAAGCTACTTTTGTTACACCAATTGCACTATGGGAAACAAGAAACGACCCATTAAGTACTGATACCATTTATTTTATTGCATCAAGAAATTATTATAAAGGAGAAGTAGCACGATTTGACAGTGAGAATGCTTATGAACAACCAATATGGTTTACAATTCCTGAAACTGAAAATCATAATGATTCTTTATCATATTACGATGGAGATACTATAAAAATTCATGATCCATACCAGTCAATTTTTGCACTGGGTTTAGCAAAACAAGTTTGGATTACAAGAGGTGCTACTAGTCAACAATCACCCGTCGCTACTTGGGACTGGTGGCCTTTGTTTAGCAGATATTTATTAGATGCGGGAACAACTACAAATCCTGAAATTGTAGTAACTTTGGAATTTTCAGATGATGGTAATTACCTTTATTTTGCTACTAACCAAAACAGGGTATTCCGTTCAAATAACATCCAGCTTGGAAGAGATTATTTATCAGGCGGAGCATATCTTGATGATAAATTTGCTATACCTAATCCTGACCAGGTTTGTGAAACAAAATTAATAAAATCATTTAGTCAAACAGTAACAGGTTTGGCTGTTGACCCTAATGATCCTGATAAGGTAATTGTAACACTCGGTAATTATGGTAACGATAATTATATATTCTATTCTGACAATGCCTCAGGGCAAGTATCAGGAACAACTACAACATTTACATCAAAACAAGGAGACCTTCCTGCAATGCCTGTTTATTCATCTGTTTTCCATTATAATTCTGATACTGTAATATTAGCAACAGAATATGGTATTTTTGCTACAACCAATATTGATGATGCTTCACCTACATGGACCGAAGAAAATTCAGGAATGGAAAATGTTCCAACATTTATGATACGTCAGCAAACATGGGAAAACTGGAGGATACATGTTGATAATCACGGCTATATGTATATCGGCACACATGGTAGGGGAATATATTCTTGTAAAACACTAAAAGGTCCTGATGTAGCACCCGGTATTTCTGACAGAGCTAAACCTAAAACTAACACATTACAATTAAATGTATATCCTAATCCTGTTGATGATGATGCATGGTTGACATTTAATCTTTCTGAAACTTCAGATGTTTCAATTAGGGTTTATAATATTCAGGGTAAATTAATAAAAACTAAGACTCTGAAAAATCAGACAATAGGAAAACAAACAATAAAATTTGATATTAGCAATCTTAATACAGGAACATATTTAATATTTGTTATTGCCGGAGATAAAAAATCAACATATAAAATACTTAAATATTAG